In Aliiglaciecola sp. LCG003, a genomic segment contains:
- a CDS encoding helix-turn-helix domain-containing protein: MNLLTTEQAAKFIFGPEGKKGTLEQWRYRKVGPKFRKVGKLVRYAEADLVEYLEQQARTGTSHQNLQTY; encoded by the coding sequence ATGAACCTCTTAACCACAGAACAAGCCGCAAAATTCATCTTTGGTCCCGAAGGCAAGAAAGGCACACTCGAACAGTGGCGCTATCGAAAAGTCGGGCCGAAATTCCGCAAAGTAGGAAAGCTGGTGCGCTATGCCGAAGCTGATCTAGTTGAGTACCTAGAGCAGCAAGCACGCACAGGAACCAGCCACCAAAACCTGCAAACTTACTGA
- a CDS encoding DUF3987 domain-containing protein produces the protein MPSNNTIGQPSEAKLDNFRERTEAEFAELHRQHNSEHWGAVAAEMQPIVANLLANFDHRQQAAQDQQIMDEFLAGTKPSYTLDNPPPGFAGVLANAILQGSYQPASEIAIAATLGLLAGVCGRAFAIPSGKDCALHIILVAKSGLGKEAIHEGIAAMIDLSGIPEARYFVQAVDFASGPALQKRLLDNPGFLNLQGEFGRKLRRMANAKDAPMQELRTVMTKSYGKDWLDGMEYSNAEKNKNGVKWPALSFLGETTPGTFTESLTADMMEDGFLSRFNVIMYEGNWKTPNRGHRQYHLNPSELTHWQGIIRRALPYQAAIHTPEYQIRVQYGSDSTEQRLQAFEDECGKAADRIEDESERQVYTRAAIKAYKIASLLAIADNPAHPMIFNNHAKWAIELIRRDIAAFVDRKESGDVGKTDDARSLKIKKIMTDYIRGKVSASYKVDPRMIENGVLPRAYIQKRIGNNNQAFNSHPQGHTVAIDATIKNLIDNGNLMEISKDALVEQYGFHGRCFRVLTLD, from the coding sequence ATGCCAAGCAACAACACTATAGGACAGCCGTCAGAGGCAAAGCTAGATAACTTTCGGGAGCGTACTGAAGCAGAGTTTGCAGAGCTGCACAGGCAGCACAATAGCGAACACTGGGGAGCTGTAGCCGCTGAAATGCAGCCGATCGTGGCTAACCTATTGGCTAACTTTGACCACAGGCAGCAGGCCGCACAAGACCAGCAAATCATGGACGAATTTCTGGCAGGGACTAAACCATCTTACACACTTGACAACCCTCCGCCTGGCTTCGCTGGAGTCTTGGCAAATGCAATCCTTCAAGGTAGCTATCAGCCAGCGTCTGAAATTGCTATAGCTGCAACGCTTGGTCTTCTAGCTGGAGTTTGTGGCAGAGCATTTGCCATTCCGTCAGGGAAGGACTGTGCGCTTCACATTATTCTTGTGGCTAAGAGCGGGCTAGGTAAGGAAGCAATTCACGAAGGCATTGCTGCCATGATTGACCTTAGCGGAATCCCAGAGGCTCGCTACTTTGTTCAAGCTGTGGACTTCGCCAGTGGGCCTGCTTTGCAAAAGCGGCTTCTTGATAATCCCGGTTTTCTCAATCTGCAAGGTGAGTTCGGGAGAAAGTTGCGCCGAATGGCTAACGCCAAAGATGCACCGATGCAGGAGCTTCGCACAGTGATGACAAAGTCTTACGGTAAAGACTGGCTCGATGGTATGGAGTACAGCAACGCTGAGAAGAACAAGAACGGTGTGAAGTGGCCTGCATTATCGTTCCTTGGTGAGACAACGCCGGGGACGTTTACGGAGTCACTGACTGCCGACATGATGGAGGATGGCTTCTTATCAAGGTTTAACGTCATCATGTATGAAGGGAACTGGAAAACACCGAATAGAGGGCATCGGCAATATCATCTAAACCCAAGTGAGCTAACACACTGGCAAGGTATTATTCGGCGAGCGTTACCCTATCAAGCTGCTATTCATACACCTGAATATCAAATCAGGGTTCAGTATGGAAGTGACAGCACGGAGCAACGACTACAGGCTTTCGAGGACGAGTGCGGTAAGGCCGCGGATCGAATAGAGGATGAATCAGAACGGCAGGTCTACACCCGTGCAGCTATCAAGGCTTATAAGATTGCCAGCCTACTAGCGATTGCTGATAACCCAGCACACCCGATGATATTCAATAACCACGCTAAGTGGGCAATCGAACTGATCAGGCGCGACATAGCAGCATTCGTTGATCGTAAAGAATCAGGGGATGTTGGCAAGACGGATGATGCTCGCTCCCTGAAAATCAAAAAGATAATGACTGACTATATTAGGGGCAAGGTATCAGCTAGCTATAAGGTTGATCCGCGCATGATTGAAAATGGTGTTTTGCCTCGTGCATATATTCAGAAGCGAATCGGCAATAACAATCAGGCATTCAACTCTCACCCGCAAGGTCACACAGTAGCGATTGACGCCACTATTAAAAACCTGATCGACAACGGCAACTTGATGGAAATATCGAAAGATGCACTTGTTGAGCAATACGGCTTTCATGGTCGCTGCTTCAGAGTGCTAACCCTTGATTGA
- a CDS encoding DUF5681 domain-containing protein, which yields MTTTKAEPDWKQNWKPDPDTPKTGNPNWRKGMSSPNPSGRPKGIVDKRHKVTQALLNDAHEIANVVVAKAKEGDLQAASLVLARVMPTLAAQSEKVQFDLDPSAPLAQQVEQVLAATADGEISPDNAKRIIEAIGALGAIRQMDEIEARLAALEAS from the coding sequence ATGACAACGACTAAAGCAGAACCAGACTGGAAACAGAATTGGAAGCCAGATCCAGATACACCTAAAACGGGGAATCCGAACTGGCGTAAGGGCATGAGCAGTCCTAACCCTAGCGGCAGGCCAAAAGGCATTGTTGATAAGCGCCATAAAGTGACTCAGGCGCTGCTAAACGATGCTCACGAAATTGCAAATGTGGTGGTAGCCAAAGCCAAGGAAGGCGACCTACAAGCAGCATCGCTGGTATTAGCGCGTGTAATGCCCACGCTAGCCGCGCAATCGGAAAAGGTTCAGTTTGACCTTGATCCAAGTGCGCCACTGGCGCAGCAGGTTGAGCAAGTTCTAGCAGCTACCGCAGACGGCGAAATATCACCAGACAACGCAAAGCGAATCATTGAGGCAATTGGTGCTCTCGGCGCTATCCGTCAGATGGACGAGATCGAGGCGCGACTTGCGGCATTGGAGGCAAGCTAA
- a CDS encoding DUF945 family protein, giving the protein MKKRYLIAALVVAAVLVLPKIISMQVAKSVTNYAAQVNQVQGYMAEVTEFNEGWFSSKGKIKLTVDMAKLAPDMDLTQEQQKPELILSFNSYHGPIFFSESFGLGLAKWSLIYSGETLRQKLVWDAARPFYQVLVEHSLFGGTELQDSVAAFIAQKSDGTREITFTGYVGEGDDSTGTFKYKGTSDAFKASAETGVFDVTDLALVMEVDGDIVKAMNGELLDSLLGFMIGDITFAKVGQDKPEFSIENFNIFVSSKLDDEEAFATMNQEIHIGNVEAQGYSAKSLNLELEINQISVPFLKAYQEFARNMSSFSEVEIQQKSLEFLRTNALDLLQGNPEINITDLSAKLPEGELKAHSKNKLVGIDAVPAAPADPKFWLDHTVSDTNIVIDKALAIKMAVFYMTNQFAQNPQTVGMSKEDIAAIVEQQAPMFIEQLQVQGLMVDKGDKYESNLIVKDGQVLLNGTAMPLPY; this is encoded by the coding sequence ATGAAAAAACGTTATTTGATTGCAGCCTTAGTTGTAGCTGCCGTTTTAGTATTACCTAAAATAATTTCAATGCAAGTCGCTAAATCTGTTACCAATTACGCCGCGCAAGTTAATCAGGTTCAAGGTTATATGGCCGAAGTAACAGAGTTTAATGAAGGCTGGTTTAGTTCAAAGGGTAAAATCAAGCTCACCGTAGACATGGCGAAACTTGCACCAGATATGGACCTAACTCAAGAACAACAAAAACCCGAATTAATTTTGTCCTTTAACTCCTACCATGGCCCTATATTCTTCAGTGAATCTTTTGGCTTAGGTCTGGCCAAGTGGTCGCTGATATATTCAGGCGAAACCCTGCGTCAAAAGCTTGTTTGGGATGCTGCACGCCCGTTTTATCAAGTGCTTGTAGAACATAGTTTGTTCGGTGGCACAGAATTACAAGATTCCGTTGCGGCATTTATCGCGCAAAAAAGTGATGGCACTCGAGAAATAACTTTTACCGGTTATGTAGGAGAAGGTGATGATTCAACCGGTACCTTCAAATACAAAGGCACTTCCGATGCATTTAAAGCCAGCGCTGAAACCGGTGTGTTTGACGTAACCGATTTAGCCCTAGTAATGGAAGTTGATGGTGACATAGTTAAAGCCATGAATGGGGAATTGTTAGATTCACTTCTGGGCTTCATGATAGGTGACATCACTTTTGCTAAAGTCGGTCAAGATAAGCCCGAATTTAGCATAGAAAACTTCAATATATTTGTTTCATCCAAATTAGATGATGAAGAAGCGTTCGCTACTATGAACCAAGAAATTCATATTGGTAATGTCGAGGCCCAAGGGTATAGCGCTAAGAGTCTTAATCTCGAATTAGAAATAAACCAGATTAGCGTGCCATTTTTAAAAGCGTATCAAGAATTTGCGCGCAATATGTCTAGTTTTTCAGAAGTTGAAATACAGCAAAAAAGTTTAGAGTTTTTACGAACCAATGCTTTGGATCTGCTGCAAGGCAATCCAGAAATAAACATTACCGACTTGTCTGCCAAGCTCCCTGAAGGGGAATTGAAAGCCCACAGCAAAAATAAGTTAGTTGGCATTGACGCTGTTCCCGCGGCGCCAGCAGACCCAAAATTTTGGTTGGATCATACGGTTTCTGACACTAATATCGTTATTGATAAAGCCCTTGCCATCAAGATGGCGGTTTTTTATATGACCAATCAATTTGCACAAAACCCGCAAACCGTAGGCATGTCCAAAGAAGATATTGCCGCTATTGTTGAGCAACAAGCGCCAATGTTCATCGAACAGCTTCAAGTACAAGGTTTAATGGTCGACAAGGGTGATAAATACGAATCAAATCTAATCGTAAAAGACGGCCAAGTATTGTTAAATGGCACAGCGATGCCACTACCTTACTAA
- a CDS encoding DUF3718 domain-containing protein has product MKIFSVRRVFTASCLFVALIGNNAMASLDQSTEAKLVKICHALKSNNQFQLHRAIKHSNMSYKTVARGLKCNGKSAFKFALMHQADVTAGYLAKRAYIDHKGMLAKR; this is encoded by the coding sequence ATGAAAATATTCAGTGTTAGAAGGGTGTTTACCGCGAGTTGTCTGTTTGTTGCATTAATCGGTAACAATGCAATGGCAAGCCTGGATCAATCTACAGAAGCTAAGCTAGTCAAAATATGTCATGCACTTAAAAGCAATAATCAGTTTCAATTACACCGTGCAATCAAGCACAGCAACATGAGTTATAAAACGGTGGCCCGCGGGCTTAAATGCAATGGGAAATCTGCATTTAAGTTTGCTTTGATGCATCAGGCCGACGTCACGGCTGGTTATCTTGCCAAACGAGCATACATAGATCACAAAGGCATGCTAGCCAAGCGTTAA
- a CDS encoding CidA/LrgA family protein has product MLRVALFFCVLLGFTYSNGWLVKYFALPLPSSLLGLLILFCIFLVAKKVPKDLVKASGFLLRYMALFFVPVTLSVVMFKQQILQYGVLVIFTLLVSTIISLLVTLLVAKKLSIEHHHDD; this is encoded by the coding sequence ATGTTGCGAGTCGCCTTATTTTTCTGTGTATTATTGGGGTTCACCTACTCAAACGGGTGGTTGGTCAAATATTTTGCTTTGCCACTACCCTCATCGTTATTAGGTTTACTTATTCTGTTCTGTATTTTCTTAGTGGCTAAAAAAGTCCCGAAGGATTTGGTCAAAGCAAGTGGTTTTCTGCTGCGGTATATGGCGTTGTTCTTTGTGCCTGTCACCCTTTCAGTGGTGATGTTCAAACAGCAAATCCTCCAATATGGTGTACTGGTCATATTTACCCTGTTAGTCAGCACTATTATTAGCCTTTTAGTGACATTATTAGTGGCTAAGAAACTTTCTATTGAGCATCATCATGACGATTAA
- a CDS encoding LrgB family protein produces MTINFVLNSILWMGVTIGVYILALRFYRFSRQTSVLHPIITTCSVTYLLLLVAAVEVEQYLSYTLVLSGLIAPATVALAVPLFHQLRLLRKIGWRLLLPIVAGGIVAPLSAVLIFWIFGLDSSWIATVSTKSITTPLAIETSAIIGGHPSLAAVMVVLTGILGVVVAPLVFAIVNAKSAVHIGLALGTAAHAIGVAKSSEMGETTMGFATLALCINGIITATTLPIIFFVVG; encoded by the coding sequence ATGACGATTAATTTTGTACTCAACTCAATACTGTGGATGGGCGTGACTATTGGGGTGTACATTTTGGCACTGAGATTCTATCGATTCAGCCGTCAGACTAGCGTGCTTCATCCCATCATCACCACCTGCTCGGTAACCTATCTGCTGCTATTGGTAGCCGCCGTTGAAGTTGAGCAGTACCTTTCATATACCTTAGTGTTAAGTGGCTTGATCGCACCAGCAACAGTGGCACTTGCCGTGCCTTTGTTTCATCAGTTGCGTCTGTTGAGAAAAATAGGCTGGCGATTGCTATTACCCATAGTTGCCGGTGGAATAGTGGCTCCACTAAGTGCTGTATTGATATTTTGGATTTTCGGTCTAGACAGTAGCTGGATTGCTACGGTTTCAACCAAATCTATCACTACACCTTTGGCAATAGAAACCTCCGCGATAATTGGTGGACACCCATCATTAGCTGCTGTTATGGTGGTATTGACCGGTATTCTTGGCGTGGTAGTCGCACCGCTGGTTTTTGCTATTGTTAACGCTAAATCGGCGGTTCACATTGGTTTGGCCCTAGGGACAGCCGCCCATGCAATCGGTGTGGCAAAATCATCGGAAATGGGGGAAACAACTATGGGGTTTGCGACTTTGGCGTTGTGTATCAATGGCATCATAACGGCTACTACATTGCCGATTATCTTTTTCGTGGTTGGATAG
- a CDS encoding response regulator: MFSVLICDDSMVARKQVAKCLPQDWEVAVHFAKHGQEAVAAIEEGKGQLMFLDLNMPIMDGYETLKAIQKKKLSSKVIVISGDIQPSAHERVKALGALEFIEKPVSPDQVHAVLVKHNLIGAEVEEEQIDSAALPADIRDCYQEITNIAMGQAGDHLARILNVFVKLPIPNVNLIEVSELHMMLQDIEDKDTVSGICQGFLGAGVSGEALFILSDSSFGDVAKIMDIHEEVDDQVQLELLMDAANILIGTCLRGLANQLDVNFSQGHPVVLGQHRSVSELISNNKAKWRRTLAIELSYGLEGYNVQCDLVLLFTEESMKVMNYKLSHLLED; this comes from the coding sequence ATGTTTTCAGTGTTGATATGCGACGATTCAATGGTCGCTCGTAAACAAGTTGCTAAATGTCTTCCGCAAGATTGGGAAGTGGCCGTGCATTTTGCTAAACATGGGCAAGAAGCTGTCGCTGCAATCGAAGAAGGCAAAGGTCAATTGATGTTTCTTGACCTAAATATGCCTATTATGGATGGCTATGAAACACTAAAAGCGATTCAGAAAAAGAAACTCTCATCTAAAGTCATCGTCATTTCTGGTGACATTCAACCTAGCGCGCATGAGCGTGTAAAAGCGTTGGGTGCTCTTGAATTTATTGAAAAACCGGTGAGCCCTGATCAGGTTCATGCTGTGCTTGTTAAACACAATTTAATTGGTGCTGAAGTTGAAGAAGAACAAATTGATTCAGCTGCTTTACCGGCGGATATTCGTGATTGTTATCAAGAAATCACCAATATAGCCATGGGCCAGGCGGGAGATCACCTTGCCCGCATACTCAATGTATTTGTCAAACTCCCCATTCCGAATGTGAATTTAATTGAAGTATCTGAGCTGCATATGATGTTGCAAGATATCGAAGATAAAGACACAGTGTCGGGGATTTGCCAGGGCTTTCTAGGCGCCGGCGTATCGGGTGAAGCTTTATTTATTCTCAGTGATTCCAGCTTTGGTGATGTGGCTAAAATCATGGATATCCATGAAGAGGTTGATGATCAGGTTCAGCTTGAACTGCTGATGGATGCGGCAAACATCTTGATCGGTACCTGTTTGCGCGGGTTAGCCAATCAACTTGATGTTAACTTCAGCCAAGGTCACCCTGTTGTTTTAGGCCAGCATCGCAGTGTGTCTGAGTTGATTTCTAACAACAAAGCAAAATGGCGAAGAACTCTGGCCATTGAGTTAAGTTATGGGTTAGAAGGATATAATGTGCAGTGTGATTTGGTACTGCTTTTCACTGAGGAATCAATGAAAGTAATGAATTACAAACTATCTCATTTGTTAGAGGATTAA
- a CDS encoding PAS domain-containing protein → MSHTNSDDMAEFHWMMDMVQTVDVGIVVLNEQYQVKVWNGFMESHSGLLPSQVQNKTLFELFPDISESWFKRKAQPVFDLRTRAFMTWEQRPFLFKFPNYRPITGSEDYMYQNITLSALASATGQVDNICMMIYDVTDVAEHKKKLEALQVKVSEHLEKNPNW, encoded by the coding sequence ATGAGTCATACCAACAGCGATGATATGGCTGAATTCCATTGGATGATGGATATGGTCCAAACTGTAGATGTAGGCATAGTAGTGCTAAATGAGCAGTATCAAGTTAAGGTTTGGAATGGTTTTATGGAAAGCCATAGCGGGCTGCTGCCCAGTCAGGTGCAGAATAAAACTTTGTTCGAGCTATTCCCAGATATCAGTGAAAGCTGGTTTAAGCGCAAAGCCCAACCTGTTTTCGATTTACGCACCCGTGCATTTATGACTTGGGAGCAGCGACCATTTTTATTTAAGTTTCCAAATTACCGCCCCATCACTGGCAGTGAAGATTATATGTATCAGAACATTACTTTGTCGGCTTTGGCTAGTGCCACGGGTCAGGTCGACAATATTTGTATGATGATTTACGATGTGACCGATGTAGCAGAACACAAGAAAAAATTAGAAGCACTACAAGTGAAAGTCAGCGAACATCTGGAAAAGAATCCAAATTGGTAA
- a CDS encoding DUF1566 domain-containing protein — protein sequence MDSDTDQPDPLVFVSAGANQSVNEQSTVVLSGTATGTSDTLLYSWSASPAIAITQSDQNAPQATFVAPTTTETLTYILTLLVTDQSGNQGSDSVQIQVQPVNAAPNAVVTVSQPTQTVQGRYPAGIEVILDGSASNDADAEDTLNPITAYRWQQTAGTSVLDNVSLDGDSIAFITPILDDSNQLSFELMVTDQEQASDSVSISLDILSASQTQPVVDAGVDHQVYPGEMILLTGQASTSIPAGRPLNYFWLNDSELVPEIGNASAQKTFAIAPSVAQTQTVTFTLQVTDTFGNEVSDSVRVRIKPLPILAINDTGVTIQATLSENSSAHQADYPGQDGQRGRDIISENSLLEKAGRGEQGFDYTRLDEIGDEQDDTAEPWSCVRDNTTGLVWEVKTADSSLHGAEHEFSWYQSENSGGFEGSVGSVGLTCANNTCDTSGFVAAVNAQGLCNFYDWRLPTLDELLSLVHFGNVTGTKIDLGYFPNTNDFVTTPLWYWTSQPSADGVSEDVAQNAWAIDFTTGNDNFLNKATLSKVRLVRGGR from the coding sequence TTGGATAGCGACACGGACCAACCTGACCCTCTAGTCTTTGTAAGCGCTGGGGCCAATCAAAGCGTAAATGAACAAAGCACGGTTGTTTTGAGTGGCACAGCGACAGGCACCAGCGACACACTGCTATATTCTTGGAGCGCCTCTCCGGCTATCGCTATTACGCAAAGCGATCAGAATGCACCCCAAGCCACTTTTGTAGCTCCTACTACAACGGAAACCTTAACCTACATTTTGACGCTGTTGGTGACAGATCAAAGTGGCAACCAAGGCTCAGATTCAGTACAGATCCAGGTTCAACCAGTTAATGCAGCACCCAATGCAGTCGTTACCGTTAGCCAACCAACCCAAACAGTACAAGGTCGTTACCCTGCAGGTATTGAAGTTATTTTAGATGGCAGTGCCAGTAATGACGCGGATGCAGAGGATACGCTTAACCCGATTACGGCATATCGGTGGCAACAAACTGCCGGAACCAGCGTGCTGGATAATGTCAGTTTAGATGGTGACAGTATTGCGTTTATCACTCCTATTTTAGACGATTCTAATCAATTAAGCTTTGAGTTGATGGTTACTGATCAAGAACAGGCCAGCGATAGTGTGAGTATTTCCTTGGATATCCTCAGTGCAAGTCAAACACAGCCGGTGGTTGATGCGGGAGTGGATCATCAAGTTTATCCTGGTGAAATGATTTTGCTCACTGGTCAGGCGAGCACTAGCATTCCAGCGGGCAGGCCACTTAACTATTTTTGGTTAAATGATTCAGAACTTGTGCCTGAGATCGGCAATGCTAGCGCACAAAAGACCTTTGCCATTGCCCCCAGTGTGGCGCAAACCCAAACGGTCACTTTTACTTTGCAGGTAACGGACACCTTTGGCAATGAGGTAAGCGACAGTGTTCGGGTCAGGATCAAGCCTTTACCCATCTTGGCGATTAATGATACAGGTGTAACCATACAAGCAACCTTAAGCGAGAACAGTTCAGCCCATCAGGCCGATTATCCAGGGCAAGATGGACAACGTGGCCGAGATATTATCAGTGAAAATAGTTTGCTGGAGAAAGCCGGTCGGGGTGAGCAAGGATTTGACTATACTCGCCTTGATGAAATTGGCGACGAGCAGGACGATACCGCTGAGCCTTGGAGCTGTGTGCGAGACAACACTACTGGATTAGTCTGGGAAGTGAAAACAGCCGATAGCAGCTTACATGGTGCGGAGCACGAGTTCTCTTGGTATCAATCCGAAAACAGCGGCGGATTCGAAGGCTCTGTAGGCTCTGTCGGATTGACCTGTGCCAATAACACTTGCGACACCAGCGGTTTTGTCGCAGCAGTCAATGCACAAGGCTTATGTAATTTTTATGATTGGCGTCTACCGACCCTTGATGAACTGCTGTCTTTGGTACATTTCGGTAACGTCACAGGCACTAAAATTGATTTGGGCTATTTCCCAAATACCAATGACTTTGTGACCACACCGTTATGGTATTGGACCAGTCAACCTAGCGCTGATGGCGTATCCGAAGATGTGGCGCAAAACGCTTGGGCGATTGATTTTACCACTGGTAACGATAATTTCTTGAATAAAGCGACCTTGTCCAAAGTACGACTAGTCAGAGGAGGGCGCTAA
- a CDS encoding DUF1566 domain-containing protein, translating into MRTLLLLICCAFSTMLAAQTCLSDSPETTPTSDFSNNGNGTITDNTTGLMWMQCSLGQTWFNGNCQGDADALNWQQALQQAHGFEFADLDGWRLPNVKELATLTERRCVRPAINEVLFPNTPSDDFWTSTPSLSDAQRAWVVAFFNSSNSIKQKNLFVFVRLVRTAD; encoded by the coding sequence ATGCGTACTTTACTATTGTTGATATGCTGTGCGTTTAGCACCATGCTAGCAGCGCAAACCTGTTTATCCGATTCCCCCGAAACCACTCCCACCAGTGACTTTTCAAATAACGGTAACGGTACCATTACCGATAACACTACAGGATTAATGTGGATGCAGTGCAGTCTAGGTCAAACTTGGTTCAATGGTAACTGCCAAGGTGACGCTGATGCTCTTAATTGGCAACAAGCCCTGCAACAGGCACACGGTTTTGAATTTGCCGATTTAGATGGCTGGCGCTTGCCGAATGTAAAAGAATTAGCCACCTTGACTGAGCGTCGATGCGTTAGACCTGCCATCAATGAAGTGCTATTTCCCAATACACCTTCGGATGATTTTTGGACATCCACCCCTAGCTTAAGTGATGCACAGCGGGCATGGGTGGTAGCATTTTTTAATAGTAGTAACTCTATTAAACAGAAAAACTTATTTGTATTTGTTAGGTTGGTACGTACTGCCGATTAA
- a CDS encoding YggN family protein gives MRFVLLLCSLLYSLQSVADLKCDVDLKYGLVVNDRQIRIIDQSRTLYQINGTKQLIVLGNVVELDDAQQRDLEELASGIHYVVPKMIILATDGVELAVDTVEHVYKGLVGTDHQSYEKLQSSLQRVQRRVKEKFIHANENFYMGPGRLENVDDLVDREIEEQIEQAISTSVGGVLSAIGGLTDGASEETEQKMEDLSQRIEQMGLDIDLQVGPKALTLRKKARWFCNKMHLLDKTEDRLRDAVPQLRDINVITTSNSELLEVK, from the coding sequence ATGCGTTTTGTGTTGTTGTTATGTTCGTTATTATATTCGTTGCAATCGGTAGCGGATCTAAAGTGTGATGTTGATTTAAAATACGGCTTGGTGGTTAATGATCGCCAGATCCGAATTATCGATCAAAGTCGCACCCTCTACCAAATTAACGGCACCAAACAGCTTATTGTTCTAGGGAATGTAGTTGAGCTTGATGATGCGCAACAACGTGATTTAGAAGAGTTGGCCAGCGGAATTCACTATGTGGTGCCTAAGATGATCATTCTCGCTACCGACGGCGTCGAGTTAGCGGTAGACACTGTGGAACACGTCTATAAAGGCTTAGTGGGTACCGATCATCAAAGTTATGAAAAATTGCAGTCGTCGCTGCAACGGGTGCAAAGACGAGTAAAAGAAAAGTTTATTCACGCAAATGAAAATTTCTACATGGGGCCTGGTCGATTGGAAAATGTCGATGATTTGGTCGACCGCGAAATCGAAGAGCAAATTGAACAGGCTATCAGTACCTCGGTAGGAGGGGTGCTATCAGCCATAGGTGGCTTAACTGACGGTGCCAGTGAAGAAACGGAACAAAAAATGGAAGATCTGTCGCAACGTATTGAACAGATGGGTCTGGATATTGATTTGCAAGTTGGGCCCAAGGCACTAACCTTGCGTAAAAAAGCTCGCTGGTTTTGCAATAAAATGCATTTGTTGGATAAAACAGAAGATCGGCTACGCGATGCGGTACCTCAACTACGTGATATCAATGTGATCACTACGTCTAACAGTGAGTTGCTTGAGGTTAAGTAA
- the hemW gene encoding radical SAM family heme chaperone HemW — protein MIAPPLSLYVHIPWCVQKCPYCDFNSHGMKQAIPEQEYVSHLLSDLENDALKIGQRQINTIFIGGGTPSLLSESAMTRLLDGIKQRVNLKADAEITMEANPGTLESEKFSGFRRAGVNRISIGVQSFQAEKLAALGRIHDGKQASAAAGYARDAQLPSFNLDLMHGLPNQSIEDALNDIKKAISQHPPHLSWYQLTIEPNTQFHSKPPTLPDDDILWDIQEQGQILLEQAGYRQYEISAYSLEGHQCQHNLNYWRFGDYLGIGCGAHGKISDVATGKIIRTEKVKHPRGYMDLSKDYLLKQWQVEEDDLPFEFFMNRLRLLEPCPKDDYAKLTGLPLGSEILANLQRAIDKGLLSDEPNHWQLTALGKRYLNSLLETLV, from the coding sequence TTGATAGCACCGCCTTTATCGTTATATGTACATATTCCTTGGTGCGTGCAAAAATGCCCCTATTGTGACTTTAACTCTCATGGTATGAAGCAAGCCATTCCTGAACAGGAATATGTGAGTCATCTGCTTAGCGATCTAGAAAACGACGCTTTAAAAATTGGTCAGCGTCAAATCAATACCATTTTCATTGGTGGCGGCACACCCAGTTTGCTCAGTGAGTCGGCCATGACACGCTTACTTGACGGTATAAAGCAAAGGGTTAATCTCAAAGCCGATGCCGAAATCACCATGGAAGCCAATCCAGGTACTCTTGAAAGTGAAAAATTTAGCGGCTTTAGACGCGCCGGCGTTAACCGTATCTCCATTGGTGTCCAAAGTTTTCAAGCTGAAAAACTAGCTGCCCTAGGACGTATTCACGATGGCAAACAGGCCAGTGCAGCGGCAGGCTATGCTCGAGATGCCCAATTACCGAGCTTCAATTTAGATTTAATGCATGGGCTGCCAAATCAAAGTATCGAAGATGCTTTGAACGATATAAAAAAAGCTATCAGTCAGCATCCCCCGCATTTATCTTGGTATCAGTTAACCATTGAACCCAATACCCAGTTTCACTCCAAGCCCCCTACTCTGCCCGATGATGACATCTTGTGGGACATTCAAGAGCAAGGTCAAATCCTTTTGGAGCAAGCTGGGTATCGGCAATATGAAATCAGTGCATATAGCCTTGAAGGCCATCAGTGCCAACATAATTTAAATTACTGGCGTTTTGGTGACTATTTGGGAATTGGTTGCGGCGCCCATGGTAAAATCAGCGATGTGGCAACGGGCAAAATTATCCGTACCGAAAAAGTCAAACATCCCCGTGGTTACATGGATTTAAGTAAAGACTACTTGTTGAAACAATGGCAGGTTGAAGAAGACGATTTACCCTTTGAGTTTTTCATGAATAGATTGCGCTTACTTGAGCCTTGCCCAAAAGATGACTATGCCAAATTGACCGGTTTACCATTGGGAAGCGAGATCCTTGCTAACCTACAACGGGCGATTGATAAGGGTCTGCTCAGTGATGAGCCTAATCATTGGCAACTAACAGCGCTAGGCAAACGTTATCTAAATAGCCTGCTGGAAACATTAGTGTGA